From the genome of Abditibacteriaceae bacterium, one region includes:
- a CDS encoding LptA/OstA family protein — MKTRIFLAASVGVLAIAAWSQTVPSVRPANPAQMKPAKARRGDVRIRNAADGTAVYNNRTGISRISKNVVVTQEGEDFILRAEQISYNENTNEAIGSGNLRIESRNSTITGGAIRADFDTKTIIITGNVVMNSHGEGNGLQSARDVKRKPSQITCDRVDYNYGNRQAIITGNILMKQEKNAGTCERITFDEDSNYARLEGAVSFRNTETGQMIRSTDVEVWIDDNIVKASNRTTVTGPNKEVQRTAPPKTNVPERPVFPSDIGEQFGRPLPPAPTPAPPQPEPDDETSARASATPAPETDRR; from the coding sequence ATGAAAACTCGCATTTTTTTAGCAGCTTCGGTCGGAGTTCTGGCAATCGCGGCGTGGTCGCAAACGGTGCCCTCGGTGCGTCCGGCGAACCCGGCACAAATGAAACCCGCCAAAGCGCGGCGCGGCGATGTGCGCATTCGCAACGCCGCCGATGGAACCGCGGTTTATAACAATCGCACCGGCATTTCGCGCATCAGCAAGAATGTCGTCGTGACGCAGGAAGGCGAAGATTTCATTCTGCGCGCGGAACAAATTTCCTACAACGAAAACACCAACGAAGCAATTGGCAGCGGAAATCTGCGCATCGAAAGCCGCAATTCGACAATCACCGGCGGAGCGATTCGCGCCGATTTCGATACGAAAACAATCATCATCACCGGCAACGTTGTCATGAATTCGCACGGCGAAGGAAACGGCTTGCAAAGCGCGCGCGATGTCAAGCGCAAGCCTTCGCAGATTACCTGCGACCGCGTCGATTACAACTACGGCAATCGTCAGGCGATTATCACCGGCAACATCTTGATGAAGCAGGAAAAGAACGCGGGCACCTGCGAGCGCATCACCTTCGACGAAGACAGCAACTACGCGCGTTTGGAAGGCGCGGTTTCCTTTCGCAACACCGAAACCGGCCAGATGATTCGCTCGACCGATGTTGAAGTGTGGATTGACGACAACATCGTGAAAGCCAGCAATCGCACTACGGTCACCGGCCCGAATAAAGAAGTACAGCGAACTGCGCCTCCCAAAACCAACGTTCCCGAACGGCCCGTCTTTCCGAGCGACATCGGCGAACAGTTCGGACGCCCGCTTCCACCGGCGCCGACGCCCGCGCCGCCGCAGCCTGAACCCGACGATGAAACATCCGCCCGAGCCAGCGCAACGCCCGCACCGGAAACCGATAGGAGATAA
- a CDS encoding Hsp70 family protein: MGRAVGIDLGTTYSAVAVVDEYGKPVVIKNSDGQTTTPSAVFFDPPNYVVGEVALQSTLTDPDRVVQFVKRFMGVKEHRIHVAGESYSPEFVSSLVLRKIVQEAQDELGEPITAVVITVPAYFTESQRHATYEAGQLAGLNVLRIINEPTAAALAYGISRRGKKRNILVYDLGGGTFDITILAIDNDSLNVLAVGGDPHLGGKDFDDRVMNFIEDELREKYQFEMENDAGLEAELRLKSEAAKRQLTARQGVPITLKVKRSLSMGTGTMDTFVPVRVELTREIFEQITADLLTRTELMLENVMAQAGMEWGDISETLCVGGSSRMPMVRDMLTRLSGRRPLLHDPDECVAKGAALQAALISKDDTVAEVNVGHVLAHSLGVATLREGKTVIEHVIPSLTPLPCAQAREGYTTTFDSQTTVQIRVYEGESTDPNAYSSGPIGVFNLDVNPPRPKGQPKITVEFRCDENGRITALARDRDTGRESRSLIALTGARDDNEVENEALLMSSAIIS; encoded by the coding sequence ATGGGCCGAGCAGTAGGCATTGATTTAGGAACAACGTACTCCGCCGTCGCTGTCGTGGACGAATACGGAAAGCCTGTCGTGATTAAAAATTCCGATGGCCAAACCACAACACCCTCGGCGGTCTTTTTTGACCCACCGAATTACGTCGTGGGCGAAGTTGCGCTGCAAAGCACGCTCACCGATCCCGACCGTGTGGTGCAATTTGTCAAGCGCTTTATGGGCGTTAAAGAACACCGCATTCACGTTGCGGGTGAAAGCTATTCGCCCGAATTCGTGTCCAGTCTGGTGTTGCGCAAAATCGTTCAGGAGGCGCAGGACGAATTAGGCGAACCGATTACAGCAGTCGTGATTACGGTCCCGGCGTATTTCACCGAATCGCAGCGTCACGCGACCTATGAAGCGGGTCAGCTTGCAGGCCTGAATGTCTTGCGCATCATCAACGAGCCGACAGCGGCAGCGCTTGCTTACGGTATCTCGCGGCGCGGCAAAAAGCGCAACATTCTCGTTTACGATTTGGGCGGCGGCACGTTCGACATCACGATTCTGGCGATTGATAACGACAGCCTCAATGTTCTCGCGGTTGGCGGCGACCCACATTTGGGTGGCAAAGACTTCGACGACCGCGTGATGAACTTCATCGAAGACGAACTGCGCGAAAAGTATCAGTTCGAGATGGAAAACGACGCTGGCCTTGAAGCGGAACTGCGCCTCAAAAGCGAAGCGGCCAAACGCCAACTGACGGCGCGTCAAGGCGTGCCGATTACGCTGAAAGTCAAGCGCAGTTTGTCGATGGGAACCGGAACGATGGACACCTTTGTCCCCGTTCGTGTCGAACTCACGCGCGAGATTTTCGAGCAAATTACCGCCGACCTGCTCACGCGCACCGAATTGATGCTCGAAAACGTGATGGCCCAAGCCGGGATGGAATGGGGCGATATTTCGGAGACGCTTTGTGTTGGCGGCTCTTCGCGAATGCCGATGGTGCGCGATATGCTGACGCGCCTTTCCGGTCGCCGTCCACTCTTGCACGACCCCGACGAGTGCGTTGCCAAAGGCGCAGCGCTTCAGGCGGCGCTTATCTCGAAAGATGATACGGTTGCCGAAGTTAATGTCGGCCATGTTCTCGCGCACAGTTTGGGCGTGGCGACATTGCGCGAAGGCAAAACGGTTATCGAGCACGTCATTCCGAGCCTGACGCCGCTGCCCTGCGCTCAAGCGCGCGAAGGCTACACAACAACATTTGACAGTCAGACGACGGTTCAAATTCGCGTTTATGAGGGCGAAAGCACCGACCCGAACGCGTATTCGAGCGGGCCGATTGGTGTCTTCAATCTGGATGTGAACCCACCGCGTCCCAAAGGCCAGCCAAAGATTACGGTTGAGTTCCGTTGCGACGAAAACGGACGGATTACGGCGCTTGCCCGCGACCGCGATACCGGACGGGAAAGTCGCTCGTTGATTGCACTGACGGGCGCACGCGATGATAATGAAGTCGAAAACGAAGCGCTGCTGATGTCGAGCGCTATTATTTCTTAA
- the lptC gene encoding LPS export ABC transporter periplasmic protein LptC, whose product MSSFRIDASARRFWTVPAAALGLAAVSWWALQPLPDNKKTNADTPPAIEATGARSIVVRENGRKAWEFAAQRITVDASRTRARADNVEKGVIFQNGKALWNLRATRVDLNQLTRDVDAKDAVASLAARGLRITTPRAIWKHSSKLLLCPQPLQAQMKNLDVKAQGASYNVARGELRCTSGVEVTSPFGTLSSPRATASPSTRTVTFQGGVDIVIRRSALPVPTGG is encoded by the coding sequence ATGTCTTCTTTTCGCATTGATGCTTCGGCGCGCCGCTTTTGGACAGTTCCGGCTGCCGCGCTTGGTCTGGCAGCGGTTTCGTGGTGGGCGCTGCAGCCACTTCCCGACAATAAGAAAACCAACGCCGACACGCCGCCTGCTATTGAAGCAACCGGCGCGCGCTCGATTGTCGTGCGCGAAAATGGGCGCAAGGCGTGGGAATTCGCCGCGCAGCGAATCACGGTCGATGCGAGCCGGACGCGAGCTCGCGCTGATAACGTCGAAAAAGGCGTGATTTTCCAGAACGGAAAAGCGTTGTGGAACCTGCGCGCAACGCGCGTCGATTTGAACCAACTCACGCGCGATGTGGATGCGAAGGATGCTGTGGCGTCGCTCGCCGCGCGCGGATTGCGCATAACCACGCCGCGCGCTATCTGGAAGCACAGCAGCAAACTTTTGCTGTGCCCGCAGCCGCTTCAGGCGCAAATGAAAAATCTTGATGTCAAAGCCCAGGGCGCATCTTACAATGTGGCGCGTGGCGAACTCCGTTGCACATCCGGCGTCGAAGTGACATCTCCATTTGGAACCCTCAGTTCGCCGCGCGCAACGGCGTCGCCTTCAACGCGGACGGTGACGTTTCAGGGCGGCGTTGACATTGTGATTCGCCGCAGCGCGCTACCTGTTCCCACAGGCGGATAG